Proteins from one Sylvia atricapilla isolate bSylAtr1 chromosome 1, bSylAtr1.pri, whole genome shotgun sequence genomic window:
- the SNX10 gene encoding sorting nexin-10 isoform X1 has product MTPKHEKQEFVTVLVRDPRIQKEDSWHSYIDYEIFIHTNSICFTRKTSCVRRRYREFVWLRQRLQSNAVLIQLPELPSKTPFFNMNNPNHVDHRRQGLQEFLEKILQDALLLSDSRLHLFLQTQLSPEDMEACVSGQTKYSVADAIHSFASLNRRFPIEDEERKKGKNDADSDSESSSSGLGPSDDSISCGCKASPASEEP; this is encoded by the exons ATGACgccaaaacatgaaaaacag GAATTTGTAACTGTCTTGGTGCGAGACCCCAGGATACAGAAAGAAGACTCATGGCATTCTTACATAGACTATGAGATATTTATTCAC ACAAACAGTATATGCTTTACAAGGAAAACATCCTGTGTTAGACGACGCTATCGAGAATTTGTTTGGCTCCGGCAGAGGCTTCAGAGCAATGCAGTGCTTAT ACAGCTACCTGAACTGCCATCCAAAACACCCTTTTTCAATATGAACAACCCTAATCATGTGGACCATCGCCGTCAGGGtctgcaggaattcctggaaaa gatCCTACAAGATGCATTATTGCTCTCAGATAGCAGGCTTCACCTCTTCTTACAGACTCAGCTAAGCCCAGAAGATATGGAGGCCTGTGTGTCTGGACAGACCAAATACTCTGTTGCTGATGCGATTCACAGTTTCGCCTCTCTGAACAGACGTTTTCCTATagaagatgaagagagaaaaaaaggaaaaaacgaTGCAGACTCTGATTCAGAGAG TTCATCCTCCGGGCTTGGACCTAGTGATGACAGCATTTCATGTGGATGTAAAGCAAGCCCAGCTTCTGAAGAACCGTGA
- the SNX10 gene encoding sorting nexin-10 isoform X2: MRYLFTQLPELPSKTPFFNMNNPNHVDHRRQGLQEFLEKILQDALLLSDSRLHLFLQTQLSPEDMEACVSGQTKYSVADAIHSFASLNRRFPIEDEERKKGKNDADSDSESSSSGLGPSDDSISCGCKASPASEEP, translated from the exons ATGAGATATTTATTCAC ACAGCTACCTGAACTGCCATCCAAAACACCCTTTTTCAATATGAACAACCCTAATCATGTGGACCATCGCCGTCAGGGtctgcaggaattcctggaaaa gatCCTACAAGATGCATTATTGCTCTCAGATAGCAGGCTTCACCTCTTCTTACAGACTCAGCTAAGCCCAGAAGATATGGAGGCCTGTGTGTCTGGACAGACCAAATACTCTGTTGCTGATGCGATTCACAGTTTCGCCTCTCTGAACAGACGTTTTCCTATagaagatgaagagagaaaaaaaggaaaaaacgaTGCAGACTCTGATTCAGAGAG TTCATCCTCCGGGCTTGGACCTAGTGATGACAGCATTTCATGTGGATGTAAAGCAAGCCCAGCTTCTGAAGAACCGTGA
- the SNX10 gene encoding sorting nexin-10 isoform X3: MNNPNHVDHRRQGLQEFLEKILQDALLLSDSRLHLFLQTQLSPEDMEACVSGQTKYSVADAIHSFASLNRRFPIEDEERKKGKNDADSDSESSSSGLGPSDDSISCGCKASPASEEP; this comes from the exons ATGAACAACCCTAATCATGTGGACCATCGCCGTCAGGGtctgcaggaattcctggaaaa gatCCTACAAGATGCATTATTGCTCTCAGATAGCAGGCTTCACCTCTTCTTACAGACTCAGCTAAGCCCAGAAGATATGGAGGCCTGTGTGTCTGGACAGACCAAATACTCTGTTGCTGATGCGATTCACAGTTTCGCCTCTCTGAACAGACGTTTTCCTATagaagatgaagagagaaaaaaaggaaaaaacgaTGCAGACTCTGATTCAGAGAG TTCATCCTCCGGGCTTGGACCTAGTGATGACAGCATTTCATGTGGATGTAAAGCAAGCCCAGCTTCTGAAGAACCGTGA